One Cloacibacillus sp. genomic window, TCAAGAATATGGAACGTCTCGGCGTTTATCCCCCCTGTTCGGTGGTAAAGGCGGGGGATACGGCGGCGGATATCCGCGAAGGCAAAAACGCCGGTGTGATCAGCATCGGCATCTTAAAGGGAAGCAGCGAACTGGGCCTTACGGCTTCGGAGTTCGGGGCGCTCTCCGCGGAGGAGATCGAGGACAGAAAACAGGCCGCGCGGGAGCGTTTTTACCTCGCGGGGGCCGACTATGTGCTGGAGAGTATCAAAGAGCTTCCGGCTTTTGTAAAGGAGATCGGTAAGGATGAATGAAAATAGATATCTGCTGCTGACGCCGGGGCCGCTTACGACCACCGCCGCCGTCAAGGAGGCGATGCTTCGCGACTGGTGCACCTGGGACAGGGATTATAACGACGTCGTAGAGGATCTGCGGCGCGGGCTGGTGGAGATGGCGCTGCGCGACCGCGCCGAACGCGCCAATTATACCTCCGTGCTGATGCAGGGCAGCGGCACCTTTGCCGTGGAGTCGGTGATCGGCAGTGTGATTCCGCGGGGCGGCAAACTGGCGGTGCTCTCGAACGGCGCATACGGCAGGAGGATAGCGGAGATCGCGGGAATCTTGAAGATATCCGCCGTCGAGCTGCGTTTTGACGAATGCGAGCGCCCCGACGCGGCGATGCTGGCCGATATGCTGGTGGACGATCCGGCGGTGACGCATGTCGCGGTGGTTCACTGCGAGACCACGACCGGTATCCTGAACGACATCGAGAGCGTTGGCCGCGTCGCGAAGAGCTGCGGCAAAAAGTTTATCGTTGACGCGATGAGCAGCTTCGGAGGCATTTCTCTCTATATGGACGACCTTGACATAGATTTTCTGATCAGCAGTGCCAATAAGTGCATAGA contains:
- the phnW gene encoding 2-aminoethylphosphonate--pyruvate transaminase — protein: MNENRYLLLTPGPLTTTAAVKEAMLRDWCTWDRDYNDVVEDLRRGLVEMALRDRAERANYTSVLMQGSGTFAVESVIGSVIPRGGKLAVLSNGAYGRRIAEIAGILKISAVELRFDECERPDAAMLADMLVDDPAVTHVAVVHCETTTGILNDIESVGRVAKSCGKKFIVDAMSSFGGISLYMDDLDIDFLISSANKCIEGVPGFAFVIAKRAELAACGGRARSLSLDLYSQWKTMEEHRGKWRFTSPTHVVAAFAEAMRELKEEGGVVARNMRYTANRDMLIRGMDELGFRALLPDELRSPVITSFLYPEGVGFDFTDFYESLKRDGYVIYPGKLSERDTFRIGNIGDIREEQITGLLAAVERYVKRLENEAPSLCA